The nucleotide window GGATTGCTGAAGCCCCACTGTTGGGCGATGGAAGCGATTGACTGCCTTCGAGTTTCGGGTCGGTCGAGGTCGGCGTGGGCGCCTCTGAGCCTGCGTGTGATGATCGATTGTTCGAGGCTGATGTCAGCTGCGCTGTAGAGCGAGAACAGCTTTCGTACAGAGATTCCGTGCGCGTGAGCGATGGAGTTCGGTGAGAGAGACGGGTCGCTGAGATGCTGATCGATGTATCCACGGATCCGTGGCAGCAATACCTCAGCCATGGGACCCCGAGCGTAGTCACCGTCGTAGGCCGAGGCCAGCAGTGCCCGAATGAGGTCGATTGTCGTCTCACCGATCTGTTCGGCGTGGGCGCTTTCGGCGAGAGAATCGCCGGCGGCCGTCAGGTTGAGTATCTGCGCGCTGACCAGGTCATGGATGGGACTTGACGCCAAGCGCATGCCGCCTTGCAGAACGACGTGGTGGGGTAGTCCGAGGTCGTCGACGGGCATCCACAGGGCTTGGTTGGCTGCTCGACCCGACCAGCCCATCGTGAAGGGCGAATCGAGATCATTGAGCGACAACTGACCTGGCCCTACCACGACTTGGTGGCCGTGTTGCTCGTGGGCGTGGTGACCCTTTTCTTGAACTGCGATCGATACGTGGTCGGAGCGGCCGGTTCGGATCTGCGTGGCGCTGCGGGTTGCGTGCATCCCGGCCATCTCGAGTCGCAGTATCGACGCGCGCCCGAAGGAGGTCACCGACACCTCGCCATGCGGCGAGGTTCCGTCATCAAGTGTGACCGTGGTGGGCCAGGCAGCGCCGGAGATCGCCTCCAGCGTGGCCTCGTGGCGTTCCGACATGGGTATGTCCGCAGCGCGGAATAGAACGGTCAAGCAGCATCCCTCCATGTGTTCGGCCATGTACCCAGCTGAATGGACGTATGCGCAGATTACCGATTCGGCCGAAAAACGTGGGGTGAAGTGCACGCACAGAACACATTCCTGCGCCCACAACCAGAGCGTTTGTCCGACCGCGACGACGGACGGCCTTGATCTCCGTAATTGGCGCCTACAGGAGCCTCTGGGTTGTCCCTCGACTTTCGTCACATGTGACGTTTTGAGATCGGACTACGACGCCAGTGGGCGAGACCGAGCAACCTATCCATGCGGGCCGGAGCCTATGGGTTGGCATCGTTCGCGGGCACGGCATCTACAGACACGCACACGGCCATCGCAGCCGGCTTCGACGAACGACAACCGACATGCGTCCGGAACCTGCACAGTCACCGGAACATCCAAGGAAGAACATCCAACAAGCCCTGAGAACATCCAACGAGCCCTGGACAGTCGCTCAGGACCCTAAGGATCTAGCCGACTTGTCTGCTCCGCGACGCGTCCCTACAATTCGCCGATAAGATACATTATGTCAAGTAACTGCCTGCTAGTTATCCGATGCACTCACCTGTCCACGCTGCCCTTACCTGCCGACCGATACGGTAGCCAGTCGTTCTACGACTGACTCTCGTGGCTGACGCTACTGGCCGTACGTATAACGCAGGTTGGCGTTGATCAGGTTGCCGATGCGTTGGCATAGGTGACGCAGTTGGCGATCATCCGGTGCAGGCTGCTCGATGAGCAGCGTCCACCGGAGATTGGTACCACTACGCCCGTCGCTCAGATCGAAGACCACTTGAGCATCCGGTCGCTTCGTCCACAACGACGACCACACCACCCGCCTGGGTCGCGCCGCTTCGAGGACCGTCGGCGCAACCTCGTCGTCGTACAGATGCAGCCATGGGCGTGACGGCTGCCTGTTCGGGCTGACAAGGTCATCGAAGACCAAATGCGGCGGTGCTGGCTGGTTCTTCTCCTTCGACGCAATAGCTTCCACACGACAAGACTCGCAGCGAATCGCACGGCGCTGCAACCGCATTATGCAGTGATGGAATATGCAGGGATACCAGGCCAGTACGCCTGGCGGCCGAATGCGCCGTCACCGACGGCACCGCAGACGTGATCGCCTCGGCCCTCATCGGCGTGCCGATGAGGCGCCACGTGCTGCACCTCCCCCGACATCACTGACCCGCTACCAGGGCAGCTGCTGGCGATGTGCCGCTGGCGCTCTATGGTCCTGCACTGCAAGGCCCAAGGGGCCGTCAGTGACTCAGATCTGCGGCCCCTGGGCTCGCAGGGTGTCCACGGAGTCCATCGCCTGCCGCAGTTCGGCGAGCCAGGCCTCGGTGTGTTCACCTACCAGCTTGACCGACCACGCCACCGCGTCGGCGCGCGAACGCGCGACGCCCGCGTCCACGAGTGTGTCGAGGACCTGCCGCTCGGACTGTCGAAGACGCGTCATCACCGGAACGGCCAAGTGCGTGAACATGATTCGCTGATCATTGATCCGCACACCCCACGACACCGTGCGCCCGTAGCGTGCCTGCGCCTCGTCGGCGATGGCCATTCGCTGCGTGCGCGTGTCCTCACGGAACCGCGACGCTCGACCCTGGGCGGCCGCTGTGCCGTCACCGTCGGCATCGGGGGCCGCCAGCGTTCCAACGACGGTGATCTCGTCGCGATCGACGACTACCTCGGGGGCGCCGTCGAACCAGTCGTCGGGCAGGCGACCGACGAACCACGCCCGGGCGTCGCTCGCGTCGGGGAGTTCGGCCTGCTGCCACCCGCCGCGACGTCCTCCGCCACGACCCTGTTGCTTGATCATGATCACTCCTCTGATTAGTGATTACATGATTACTCGCTTACGCGGTAATCGCAACGGTCTTCGCTCAGAGCTGACTCCAGCGAAGGGTGTTCGCGGGGTACGTTCGACCCTCAGTGCGCAGTTCCTTCGAGCTGACCCGAGTACATACAGCTACGGGCTCGGCGTCAACGCACTCATGTCCGGCAAATGGCTTTAAAGGAAGCGTCGCCCGCGGCGATGCCGACCGAGCGCCGTTCTGCGCTTCTGCGAAGTTCCCACATCGGCTGTAGGCGTACACGATTCGTATACCTGACCGAGGCGTCGGCACAGACGTTCACCAGTTCACTTGTTTGATTTCTCGGTGAGGAGTTGAGTGATGCCCTGGCGGTATGTCGTGACCGCGAAGTCGGGGAATCGGGTGGCGAATTTCGTCGAGTCGAAGATGTTGTCGTCGCGGTAGCGTGGCAACAGTTCGGAGGCTTCCTTCACAGACTGGTTGAGCAGGCCGCCGAGCGCGAAGAGTTTCTCCGGGATGGTGATGTAGTTGATGTCGCGGTCGGTCACCTCGTCGGCGATCGCGACCATTTCCTGATAGGTGAGCCGCTGTGGGTCGACCGGGAGGTGCCAGGTGTGCCCGTAGGCGTCGGGGGTGTTGCCGATCAGTCCCATGCCGCAGCTGGCATCCGGTGTCCAGATCAGCGTGCGTTTGGTGTGCGCGCTGACCGGCACCAGCGGTCGTTTGCCCTGCCTGATCCGGTCGAAGATCGCGGAGTTGGTGAGGCTCTGGGTTTTGCCGGGTCCGTAGAACTCCGGTGCCCGACAGATGACGGCCTCGATCGTCTCGCGGCGCATCTGCTCGAGGAGCATGTCGGCGATGCGGGCACGCACGGTCGCCTTGCGGCCGACGGGACAAAACTCGGTGTTCTCGACCTGCGGGGTGGAGGTGCGCGGGTACATGTAGGTGTTGTCGAAGAAGACGAGTTTGGTGTCGTGCTTCTGGCAAGCGGCGATCGTGTTGGCCATCATGACCGGGAATTGCTGTTCCCACAGTGTGGAGTCGATGGGCAGCCCGACGGTCAGGTAGGCGATGTCGCTGCCTTTGACCGCGTCGGCGGTGGCGTCGGCGTCCAACAAGTTGGCGGCGACGAGTTGGTCGGTGTCGTGGACCTTTCTCGGGTTTCTGCTGACGAGCCGCAGGTCGTGGGTGATGTTGTCGTGGAGGTAGCGGGTGAGCTCTTCGGCGATCTGGCCGTTGGCTCCCAGGACGGTGTGCATCGGGATCCTCAGCTTCGGTGAGTTGTATTGTGGCGGTGGACGTTTGCTATTTCAGGCCGGGTACGCGCCTGAGTAGGCGCAGCGCCAGCGACGCCACCTGGGCGTAGCGGGCGGGGTTCATACCGTCGGGGGCGCCGACCGGCAGCAGCCGTTCGATGGCGATGGTCTGGGACTCGGTGTATTTGACGATGCCGTGTTCGCCGTGGCGGCGGCCGAGTCCGGAGGCTTTCATTCCGCCCATCGGGGCGTCCATCGATCCCCAGGCCGCGGCGTAGGCGTCGTTGACGTTGACCGTGCCGGCGTGCAGCCGGGCTGCCACGCGGTAGCCGCGCTGCTCGTCTGAGGTCCAGACACTGAAGTTGAGTCCGTACTCGCTGGCGTTGGCCTGAGCGATGGCTTCTTCCTCGTCGGCAACGCGGTACACCGAGACCAGCGGCCCGAAGGTTTCGTGGTCGTAGACCGTCATCGTGTCGTCGACATCGGTGAGGACGGTCGGTTCGTAGAAGAACGGCCCTAAGTCGGGTCGTGCTCGACCGCCGGCGAGCACGCGCGCCCCCTTGGCGACGGCGTCCTCGACATGGCTGACGACGGTGTCGAGCTGTTTCCGCGAGACCAGCGAGCCCATGTCGCCGGAGTAGTCGATGTCGGCGGACAGATTCATCGCCGTTGTCGCCGCGGCGAACTTGGTGGTGAACTCATCCCACAGGACATCCGGAATGTAGATGCGTTCCATGGAGATACACAGCTGTCCGGTATTGGAAAAGCTCGCTCGCACGGCCCCGGCGACCGCTTTGTCGATGTCGGCGTCATCGAGCACGAGCAGCGCGTTCTTGCCGCCGAGCTCCATCGAGCAGTCGATGAGGTTCTCGCCTGCTTGGGCGGCGACCGTGCGGCCGACGGCGGTGGAGCCGGTGAACATGAGGAGATCGGAATTCTCGATGATCGGCGTACCCAGCTCGGCTCCCCTGCCGGTGACCACCTGCACCAAGCCGGACGGCATTCCGGCCTCTTCGAGCAGTTCGACCGCCCACAGCGCGGCATACGGGGTCTGCACGTCGGGTTTGGTGAGCACCGCGTTGCCGGCGACGATCGCGGGTAGCGCGTCGCTGATGCCCAGGGTGAGCGGGTAGTTCCACGGACAGATGATCCCGACCAGCCCCTTGGGGTGATGAAGTTCCCAGACTCTGGTCAGCGCCAATTGCACTCCGCGGCGACGCTTGGGGCGCAGGTACTTTGCGGCGGTGTTGGCGTAGTAACGGGACGCCAGGCACACGTCGAGGATCTCTTCGAACGCGTGGCGCCGCGCTTTGCCGTTCTCGAGCTGGATGAGGTCGAGGACCTCGTCCTGGCGGGCGAGCACGAGGTCGTGGAAACGCATCAGCACTGCGGCGCGTTCGTCGACCGGTCGTGCGGCCCAGGCTTTCTGCACCGTGCGGGCGCGGTGCGCGGCGGCAACCACGTCGGCAGGCGTGCAATGCGGAACGGCACTGAGCACCCCGCCGGTCATGGCGTTGGTGACCTCGAGGACAGCTTCGGGATCGGCTGCCTGCACCCGCCGGGTCAGGGCGTCGAGTCGGTTCGCGTCGATGCGACGGGTGATGGTTGGGGTGACCACTGGGCTCCTCATTTCGCGGGGACGGACACCGGGACGGGAATGTGCAGCGCGTTCTGGCACTCGGTGGCCACGTCCAGTCGCAGCGGCTTGATGGGCGCCAGAGAGCGCACATCGTCGGCCAGACGGCCCGACCCCAACTCGAGGTTCACATCCCTGGGCAGCAGCTTGCTGCCCGCCGACAGAGTGTTGGTCTGGCTGAGTGTCGCGTGCCAGGCACCTTCGAGCTGCGTGTAGGAGACCAGCGTGGACACATTGGTGCCGCTGGGAAACGTCTTCTGTTGCGGGGTGGGCACCGTCAGCGCGATGTCGGTGCCACCGTCGTCGTTGGCCACTCGTCCGGTCACCCGCCGGTGGTCTATGTCGACGTCGATGTCGGTGACCCACTTCGGAAAGCCGTAACCATCATGACCACGTACCTGCGCGATCTCAGTGTTGACCGGCAACGACAGGACGTAGGCGTGCATCGAGTCGTTGGCCAGCGCCGTCAGGGCGTCGACGGTTCCCAGGCCGCCGTGGCGCGCGGGCCGGACCGCGATACCGACGGTGGCCTCGGTGTAGAAATCGATGTCGCACACGTCGTACCGGAAGAACACCACCGAAAACAGTCCGAGCCCCGGAGCGATCTGCAACGGATCGAGCTCATCCGGCAGCCGGGAGCGCAGCGCCTTCATCGGAGCGACATAGACGATCTGTGCCCGAGACATCGAGTAGTAGAAGTTCGGGGTCCGGGTCGGCCCGATCGCCGACTGCACCTCGGTCTTCGGCAGAGCCCGGAAGAAATCGACACTCCGCACGCGCGGGTCCCCGGCCACCTCGTCGAGATCGGTGTTCATCCGGTAGCGGTCGTACAGCCCGCCCTTCGGCACGCTGACGGTACGGCCGCCGAGGTCGACCTCGACCACCTCGATGTTCGGCCCGGCCTTCGACGATGTCATGGCAACTCCCTAGAATGTGTACATTGCTCACATCAGGGTAGAGTGCAATGTGTGCAGCGTCAACATAGTCCGGCCGCAGACCCAGCCGCCCGCATCGGCGGCCTGCCCCAGAGCGGATCACCGGCCCCATGACGACGACAATCAAGACCCGAGCACAATGACTATGAAAGGAGGACCGGCAATGCCCGCGAGTACCAAGAAGAGCTACCACCACGGCGATTTGCGTGCCGCGCTGCTCACGACAGCGATGCGCATGCTCGAGCGCGGCGAATCATTCTCCATTCGCGCGGTCGCCCGCGAGGCCGGCGTCTCCGCTACCGCGCCATACCGACACTTCCCGGACCGCGACGCCCTGGAGTCCGCCCTGGCAGCTCAGGGATTGCGGGATCTGAAGACAGATCTGTCCCGCGATCGCGACCTCCCGGACACTGTGGAACAACTTGCCGACCTCGGTGCTGCCTATGTCGAATTCGCACTGCGCCGCCCCGCGCTGTTTCGACTGATGTTCGGCAACGAATGCGATCACGAGAGCGACGAGCGTGTCGCCGCCGCAGCGGCGGTACACGAGCTGCTGGCGGCAGCCATCACCGGCGTCTTTCCCGATT belongs to Gordonia sp. KTR9 and includes:
- a CDS encoding NAD-dependent epimerase/dehydratase family protein, which encodes MHTVLGANGQIAEELTRYLHDNITHDLRLVSRNPRKVHDTDQLVAANLLDADATADAVKGSDIAYLTVGLPIDSTLWEQQFPVMMANTIAACQKHDTKLVFFDNTYMYPRTSTPQVENTEFCPVGRKATVRARIADMLLEQMRRETIEAVICRAPEFYGPGKTQSLTNSAIFDRIRQGKRPLVPVSAHTKRTLIWTPDASCGMGLIGNTPDAYGHTWHLPVDPQRLTYQEMVAIADEVTDRDINYITIPEKLFALGGLLNQSVKEASELLPRYRDDNIFDSTKFATRFPDFAVTTYRQGITQLLTEKSNK
- a CDS encoding TetR/AcrR family transcriptional regulator is translated as MPASTKKSYHHGDLRAALLTTAMRMLERGESFSIRAVAREAGVSATAPYRHFPDRDALESALAAQGLRDLKTDLSRDRDLPDTVEQLADLGAAYVEFALRRPALFRLMFGNECDHESDERVAAAAAVHELLAAAITGVFPDSDPIDLALGGWGLVHGMACLYLDRKLASPSIDDTVAQVRSSLIAVLAAQPGTDQR
- a CDS encoding helix-turn-helix domain-containing protein, which produces MSERHEATLEAISGAAWPTTVTLDDGTSPHGEVSVTSFGRASILRLEMAGMHATRSATQIRTGRSDHVSIAVQEKGHHAHEQHGHQVVVGPGQLSLNDLDSPFTMGWSGRAANQALWMPVDDLGLPHHVVLQGGMRLASSPIHDLVSAQILNLTAAGDSLAESAHAEQIGETTIDLIRALLASAYDGDYARGPMAEVLLPRIRGYIDQHLSDPSLSPNSIAHAHGISVRKLFSLYSAADISLEQSIITRRLRGAHADLDRPETRRQSIASIAQQWGFSNPSHFSRRFREMYGMTPIAWRNMAAHQRKPVDV
- a CDS encoding succinic semialdehyde dehydrogenase, which gives rise to MVTPTITRRIDANRLDALTRRVQAADPEAVLEVTNAMTGGVLSAVPHCTPADVVAAAHRARTVQKAWAARPVDERAAVLMRFHDLVLARQDEVLDLIQLENGKARRHAFEEILDVCLASRYYANTAAKYLRPKRRRGVQLALTRVWELHHPKGLVGIICPWNYPLTLGISDALPAIVAGNAVLTKPDVQTPYAALWAVELLEEAGMPSGLVQVVTGRGAELGTPIIENSDLLMFTGSTAVGRTVAAQAGENLIDCSMELGGKNALLVLDDADIDKAVAGAVRASFSNTGQLCISMERIYIPDVLWDEFTTKFAAATTAMNLSADIDYSGDMGSLVSRKQLDTVVSHVEDAVAKGARVLAGGRARPDLGPFFYEPTVLTDVDDTMTVYDHETFGPLVSVYRVADEEEAIAQANASEYGLNFSVWTSDEQRGYRVAARLHAGTVNVNDAYAAAWGSMDAPMGGMKASGLGRRHGEHGIVKYTESQTIAIERLLPVGAPDGMNPARYAQVASLALRLLRRVPGLK
- a CDS encoding acetoacetate decarboxylase family protein, whose protein sequence is MTSSKAGPNIEVVEVDLGGRTVSVPKGGLYDRYRMNTDLDEVAGDPRVRSVDFFRALPKTEVQSAIGPTRTPNFYYSMSRAQIVYVAPMKALRSRLPDELDPLQIAPGLGLFSVVFFRYDVCDIDFYTEATVGIAVRPARHGGLGTVDALTALANDSMHAYVLSLPVNTEIAQVRGHDGYGFPKWVTDIDVDIDHRRVTGRVANDDGGTDIALTVPTPQQKTFPSGTNVSTLVSYTQLEGAWHATLSQTNTLSAGSKLLPRDVNLELGSGRLADDVRSLAPIKPLRLDVATECQNALHIPVPVSVPAK